A genomic window from Indicator indicator isolate 239-I01 chromosome 10, UM_Iind_1.1, whole genome shotgun sequence includes:
- the SWT1 gene encoding transcriptional protein SWT1, which yields MSKKKLKKLTGKEDCLDGQDDKNSEDARSYKYTMKGETQLQRFNIEKGGKEKKQDQSSAVSHGTIGRSQGESLRRSRGESSNKSRGGSPNRSQSESPNQSKPTDNSLIQTEKQKKIVIQFKAKEIKHGKSTCTPEVGATGRSRFAGTEGKKLRHSFELQRDKALKRKVAEKAAELCKVKLKAEKTMVEKFKSSVSDSHIPHRKADGAKNQNEDVRIPRKLSDTSARTLRGDRPSTKKPSRLPRPWEEESEEQCKEFPKKKHHMTKHRPSYYSPEPPKQWDPCEQRKRDADSGKATGDSGPAERDIEPSCSKQSFEVFPPPQDSQSLETDQEMQIVEDLHVARVEKRMALPVVQTCGELTSMEIDLPEPDLNTSAEALSSGLNILVVIDTNIMISHLEFVRSLKSEDIPGVGRLALIIPWVVLQELDNLKKGKMLQHVRDKAIPAVQFIYSCLKNQDSKLWGQSMQLASQKMYGLSDENNDDRVLQCCLQYQKLFPQAVVILCTDDKNLCNKAIVSEVKAFCKADLVKTLRNLNMNRHQDSAELQHSKGDAELEKTGRGDASLTARFPNMLPDLEKNLGESLSCILETEMKIAYGNLWMEILYLKPPWTLINLLKCYKKHWMAVFGYVVPRSLLSAIECLYNHLCTGKPLDSSAVRIVLQESKKLLHAFSSRSDYDGVLPQAYAALNKLYQMLTEVRSDSEQDLSEDIMVLSENAVCEKMEAMAPTLQESEEGKLHASFQVAQENRHQEIWSVLEGVWNTINLYSIEIFQKLDPNAVTTKTLFEEAFLGLQKLLAAVNDVREGISRILTPTSSFQDIWTLNNFLVSNEINHSIKFTAEELYECVSQETYRERLQVGCGQLAQLEHTIKQCHASVHAEAKNRGWL from the exons ATGTctaaaaagaaactgaagaaattaACTGGAAAGGAAGACTGTTTGGATGGCCAGGATGACAAA aACTCTGAAGACGCCAGATCTTATAAATATACTATGAAAGGAGAGACACAACTTCAGAG ATTTAATATAGAGAAAGGTGGCAAAGAGAAGAAGCAAGACCAAAGTTCTGCTGTTTCTCATGGAACTATTGGAAGATCACAAGGAGAATCTCTGAGAAGATCACGGGGAGAATCTTCAAATAAGTCCCGAGGAGGATCTCCAAATAGGTCCCAAAGTGAATCTCCAAATCAAAGCAAACCCACAGACAATTCTTTAATccaaactgaaaagcaaaagaagataGTTATCCAGTTTAAAGCCAAAGAAATTAAGCATGGCAAAAGTACATGCACTCCTGAGGTAGGGGCTACTGGCAGAAGTCGTTTTGctggaacagaagggaaaaaactcCGGCATAGCTTTGAACTTCAGAGGGACAAGGCACTGAAGAGGAAGGTggcagagaaagctgctgaactctgcaaggtaaagctaaaagcagaaaaaacgATGGTGGAAAAGTTCAAGTCATCTGTGTCTGATTCACATATACCACATAGAAAAGCAGATGGAGCAAAAAACCAGAATGAAGATGTCAGGATTCCCAGAAAACTATCTGACACCTCTGCAAGGACTTTGCGTGGAGACAGGCCTTCCACTAAGAAGCCAAGCAGACTACCTAGGCCTTGGGAAGAAGAGTCTGAAGAACAATGTAAGGAATTTCCTAAGAAAAAACACCATATGACTAAACACAGACCATCATACTATTCACCTGAACCACCCAAACAGTGGGACCCCTGtgaacaaaggaaaagagatgcTGATTCGGGTAAAGCCACTGGTGATTCAGGGCCTGCAGAAAGGGACATTGAACCATCATGTTCTAAGCAG AGCTTTGAAGTCTTTCCACCTCCACAAGATAGTCAGAGCCTGGAAACAGACCAAGAG ATGCAGATAGTTGAAGATCTGCATGTTGCTcgtgtggagaagagaatggCACTGCCTGTAGTACAGACATGTGGAGAGCTCACAAGCATGGAAATAGATCTTCCAGAACCAGATTTGAATACCTCTGCTG aGGCTCTTAGTTCTGGTCTGAACATACTAGTGGTGATCGACACAAATATAATGATTAGTCACCTGGAGTTTGTTAGATCCCTGAAATCTGAGGACATACCAG gagtTGGCAGGCTTGCATTAATAATTCCATGGGTCGTTCTGCAAGAGTTGGACAACctgaagaaggggaaaatgTTGCAGCATGTTCGGGACAAAGCTATCCCTGCAGTCCAGTTCATCTACAGCTGTCTTAAAAACCAAGATTCAAAACTATGGGGACAGTCTATGCAGCTTGCCTCCCAAAAAATGT ATGGCCTGAGTGATGAGAACAATGATGATCGtgttctgcagtgctgtctTCAGTATCAGAAACTCTTTCCTCAAGCTGTTGTCATACTCTGCAC GGATGATAAAAATTTATGTAATAAAGCCATTGTGAGTGAGGTCAAGGCCTTCTGCAAAGCTGATTTGGTTAAAACTCTACGGAATCTGAACATGAACAGGCACCAGgactctgctgagctgcagcactcaAAAGGTG ATGCAGAATTGGAGAAAACAGGAAGAGGTGATGCTAGTCTGACTGCACGATTCCCAAATATGCTTCCAGACCTTGAAAAGAACTTAGGAGAATCTTTATCTTGTATTTTGgagactgaaatgaaaattgcTTATGGAAACCTATGGATGGAG ATACTCTATCTGAAGCCACCATGGACATTAATAAACCTGCTGAAGTGTTACAAAAAACACTGGATGGCTGTTTTTGGTTATGTTGTGCCAAGGAGTTTACTTTCAGCCATTGAATGTCTCTATAATCACCTTTGTACAG GTAAACCACTTGACTCTTCAGCAGTGCGGATCGTGCTCCAGGAATCCAAAAAATTATTGCATGCTTTCAGTTCAAGGTCAGACTATGATGGGGTGCTTCCCCAGGCCTATGCTGCACTGAATAAGCTCTACCAAATGCTTACAGAG GTGAGGTCAGACAGTGAGCAGGATTTATCAGAAGACATCATGGTTCTTTCAGAAAATGCTGTATGTGAAAAAATGGAAGCAATGGCACCAACTCTGCAAGAGTCTGAAGAAGGAAAGTTACATGCAAGCTTTCAGGTGGCTCAAGAAAACAGGCACCAGGAAATCTGGTCAGTCCTTGAAGGTGTATGGAATACAATAAACTTGTACAG TATTGAAATTTTCCAGAAGTTGGACCCTAATGCAGTGACGACAAAGACTTTATTTGAAGAAGCTTTCTTAGGTCTGCAGAAACTGTTGGCTGCTGTGAACGATGTCCGAGAAGGAATTAGCAG